A region of Plasmodium falciparum 3D7 genome assembly, chromosome: 12 DNA encodes the following proteins:
- a CDS encoding syntaxin, Qa-SNARE family, translated as MSYKNYENNKVNSTSFIVEEEKSEGNEKKIKDNILLIKKNMIYAEENLENLKNNLISKRIIEALHEEIQQIYVKVVETEHLFREWEIRFAENPFEKQKKKYIFEKLNIHFKNEVNKLENISINVKKAANELPNIENGEMNYNNNNNNNINGLLNNKKKGNHKFISSDDTMINNNFVLDLDKTYVNNDDFIESSTLYDYEFDQCSENDLLIENEIINDKYEGIKKIQGQVAQAQEVFKDLANLVFTQKENIEMLNNNLYDTNVNTFKSAKELKKTYDHVKQQRFSWFLAVVTLLIFIYFLYFKIFHFSLFS; from the coding sequence atgtcatataagaattatgaaaataacaaGGTGAATAGTACGTCCTTTATTGTAGAGGAGGAAAAATCAGaaggaaatgaaaaaaagataaaggaCAACATTTTgcttataaagaaaaatatgatttaTGCAGAAGAGAATttagaaaatttaaaaaataacttAATATCTAAGAGGATTATTGAAGCATTACACGAAGAAATAcaacaaatatatgtaaaagtAGTAGAGACCGAACATTTATTTAGAGAGTGGGAAATTCGTTTTGCTGAAAATCCTTttgaaaaacaaaagaagaaatatatttttgaaaaattaaatattcattttaaaaatgaagtaaataaattagaaaatatatcaataaatgtaaaaaaagcAGCTAATGAATTGccaaatatagaaaatggtgaaatgaattataataataataataataataatattaatggattattaaataataaaaaaaaaggaaatcaTAAATTTATTTCAAGTGATGATACaatgataaataataattttgttttagATTTAGATAAaacatatgtaaataatgatgattttATTGAATCATCTACTTTATATGATTATGAATTTGATCAATGTAGTgaaaatgatttattaatagaaaatgaaataattaaCGATAAATATGAAGgcattaaaaaaatacaaggACAAGTTGCTCAAGCACAAGAAGTTTTTAAAGATCTAGCTAATCTTGTCTTTacacaaaaagaaaatattgaaatgttaaataataatttatatgatactaacgtaaatacatttaaaagcgcaaaagaattaaaaaaaacttaTGATCATGTAAAGCAACAAAGGTTTTCATGGTTTCTAGCTGTTGTAACGTtgcttatatttatttactttttatatttcaaaatatttCACTTTTCTCTCTTTTCATGA
- a CDS encoding zinc finger protein, putative produces MMKKNNKNSSQGQSETLFLIKKQFFKTKMCPFQKNKNYCLNESSCHYAHSIEELKPMPDLRNTKLCDFVKKKIPCRDINCTFAHDIDTLKPSVHLATYKSTICSFWGKGKCFNGNKCRFAHGNEDIKMNDIKMNDIKMNDIKMNDVKLNDDAIFNDHIKFNDRIKFDDHIKFDDHIKFDDQIKFNDHIKFDDHIKFDDHIKFDDHIELLDDIKYNKNNIYKNKCKDNNYDIKQEGTASTYSFNTCDNSINCSLETANVSSFDKSREILVLRKKNVNQENCIDDDDNNNEHDNKIGKINEDEYLKKNEREYNNEIINNKKIIRKDIYENNYYDNNFYYDDQEKIDNIIWNGKGNMEKMDYIDNKVKVSEDTGSTRTKHIHNEFLLNNSFDNSIEHVENIENVCINDAINNLGNIALSTFIENNEKYTKVIKYLLNENNMLKESIKKEHKNNILLEHDKEIRHIKLDTNNSTYKNNVIKENNNYCNNICVHDVTNYMFPEDNFEKLLYSNDKKMYSNNNINIFDDTNKMDENFYSIIKTIDDILISQNVASYRNINDTNKINNVDDNKIDDDNKIDDDNKNGEDNKIDDDNKNGEDNKNGDDNNNKECGNITSCNLKSFENYKNIYPNFYTFNTNDNKNVHLEGYKKIGNNSCEQNFDYTKYKAYPHNINNMNYNNYTNDIENYSSQKLFDPTMNLDVDLLNEEDTNEHINRLKNIVTQRSYNKNDETYIWNDKRYITNGNIAAPFFVNNNDMILSPHYNHNNNFNKTSKEMNKTKMTKEKNAKLNLRQYSEMGNKTMNIDKLLEITDEKSDILKKIKNFISNELQNNEKQNYSNKKNNLYSNISITSNGNNNNNNNNNNNHMYRKSTLLNEHITATTFNGVLPDFANDIYIHDNNYHNDNDDKDNNHNYDYNYNYKYDCNHNNRNNDGFMNDHNIDTINSDLYKYKKDINNDQNIWNNNHNNHNNNFNKYSYPITSHDLMNHQKNKDFFIMSKSVNLSSLN; encoded by the coding sequence atgatgaagaaaaataataagaattccTCTCAGGGACAATCAGAAACGTTGTTTCTTATAAAAAAGCAATTTTTCAAAACTAAAATGTGTCCTTTTCagaagaataaaaattattgtcTAAATGAATCGAGTTGTCATTATGCACACAGTATAGAAGAATTAAAGCCAATGCCAGATTTGAGGAATACCAAACTTTGtgattttgtaaaaaaaaagataccTTGTCGAGATATAAATTGTACGTTTGCTCATGATATTGATACGTTAAAACCTAGTGTTCATTTGGCTACCTACAAATCAACCATATGCAGCTTTTGGGGAAAAGGAAAGTGTTTCAATGGTAATAAATGTAGATTTGCCCACGGtaatgaagatataaaaatgaatgatataaaaatgaacgatataaaaatgaacgatataaaaatgaatgatgtaaaattaaatgacGATGCAATATTTAATGACCACATAAAATTTAATGACCGCATAAAATTTGATGATCACATAAAATTTGATgatcatataaaatttgaTGACCAGATAAAATTTAATGACCACATAAAATTTGATGACCACATAAAATTTGATGACCACATAAAATTTGATGATCACATAGAATTGTTAGAcgatattaaatataacaagaacaatatatataagaacaaATGTAAAGATAATAACTACGATATAAAACAAGAAGGTACAGCATCCACATATTCATTTAACACATGTGATAATTCTATAAATTGTTCTTTAGAAACAGCGAATGTATCTTCTTTTGATAAAAGTAGAGAAATTTTGGTTTTAAGGAAGAAAAACGTAAATCAGGAAAATTGtattgatgatgatgataataataatgaacatgATAACAAGATTGGAAAAATTAATGAagatgaatatttaaaaaaaaatgagagaGAATATAacaatgaaataataaataataagaaaattatTCGAAAGGATATTTATGAGaacaattattatgataataatttttattatgatgatcAAGAAAAGattgataatataatatggaaTGGAAAAGGAAATATGGAGAAGATGGattatatagataataaagtAAAAGTTTCAGAGGACACAGGATCTACTAGAACAAAACATATTCATAATGAATTCTTATTGAATAATAGTTTTGATAATTCAATTGAACATGtagaaaatatagaaaatgttTGTATTAATGATGCTATTAATAATCTTGGTAATATTGCTTTATCTACctttatagaaaataatgagaaatatacaaaagttataaaatatttattaaacgAAAATAATATGCTCAAAGAATCTATCAAAAAGGaacacaaaaataatattttattagaaCATGATAAAGAAATACGACATATCAAGCTAGATACTAATAATTcgacatataaaaataatgtgaTCAAAGAAAATAACAactattgtaataatatttgtgtTCATGATGTAACAAATTATATGTTCCCGGAAGataattttgaaaaattgttatattctaatgataagaaaatgtattcaaataataacataaatatatttgatgatacaaataaaatggatgaaaatttttatagCATAATTAAAACGATAGATGATATTTTAATTTCACAAAATGTAGCTTCCTAcagaaatataaatgataccaacaaaattaataatgtcgatgataataaaattgacgatgataataaaattgaCGATGATAACAAAAATGGAGAAGATAACAAAATTGACGATGATAACAAAAATGGAGAAGATAACAAAAATggagatgataataataataaagaatgtGGAAATATAACATCGTGTAATTTAAAATCCTTtgaaaattacaaaaatatatatcccaATTTTTATACGTTTAATAccaatgataataaaaatgttcatttagagggatataaaaaaataggaaATAATTCGTGTGAACAAAATTTTgattatacaaaatataaagcATATCctcataatattaataatatgaactataataattatacaaatgaCATAGAAAATTATTCTTCTCAAAAATTGTTTGATCCTACTATGAACTTGGATGTAGATTTATTAAACGAGGAAGATACAAATGAGCACATAAAccgtttaaaaaatatagtaaCACAAagatcatataataaaaacgacgaaacatatatatggaaTGATAAAAGGTATATTACAAATGGTAATATAGCTGCtcctttttttgttaataataatgatatgatATTATCACCTCATTATAATCATAAcaacaattttaataaaacttctaaagaaatgaataaaacaaaaatgacCAAGGAAAAAAACgcaaaattaaatttaagaCAATATTCAGAAATGGGAAATAAAACTATGAACATAGATAAACTTTTAGAAATTACTGATGAAAAATCtgacattttaaaaaaaataaaaaattttatttcgaatgaattacaaaataatgaaaaacaaaattattcaaacaaaaaaaataatttatattctaATATATCTATAACATCTAATggaaacaacaacaataataataataataataataatcatatgtATAGAAAGAGTACCTTATTAAATGAACATATCACAGCAACTACATTTAATGGTGTCCTCCCCGATTTTGCTAATGACATCTACAttcatgataataattatcataatgataatgatgataaggataataatcataattatgattataattataattataaatatgattgtAATCATAACAATAGGAACAACGATGGATTTATGAATGATCATAATATTGATACGATTAATAGTGAtctttacaaatataaaaaagatattaataatgatcaaaatatatggaataataatcataataatcataataataacttTAACAAATACTCGTACCCAATAACATCACATGATTTGATGAAccatcaaaaaaataaagactTTTTCATTATGTCGAAATCGGTTAATTTAAGTAgcttaaattaa